The following proteins come from a genomic window of Ilumatobacter coccineus YM16-304:
- a CDS encoding MalY/PatB family protein: MSLSSENVETAPNAGYSSVPATSDAGPFQASTEDCIQRTGMKWSETVPGTIPAWVAETDFRLPPSVESVLVRAVTSGDVGYRPSDETSPLRASWSRHLATEWGVDVDPDSVFGVPGVVTGLYASIRAFTKPGGEVVVTTPVYAPFLDAPGELGRHRVDVPLVDDGSRWRLDLDGIDRAFAGGARLLLLCHPHNPTGTVFERSELVELARIAAQRGAVVVSDEVHAPVTYAGTDFCSYAEVAGPEHCVVLVSMSKAMSFAGLLCGAAIVGAAWRDEWLAIPRRLRSGPSLLGVLATEAALEPPAQEWLRQMVTLLGSHRDRLAATLDEAFPGVVHRAPEAGYLYWADFSDTSIAGDPVAAFADVGLRVETGNYFVDSSSDDYAGHVRINFGTSDEIFTEMLDRITAAGHAHDAATRSSAIPTSATPTSATPTPRTTTPRTTKDTQ, translated from the coding sequence ATGAGCTTGTCCAGCGAAAATGTCGAAACGGCACCAAACGCCGGTTATTCAAGCGTTCCTGCCACCTCGGACGCTGGACCGTTCCAGGCGTCGACCGAGGACTGTATACAACGTACGGGTATGAAGTGGTCGGAAACGGTACCGGGCACGATCCCGGCGTGGGTCGCCGAAACCGACTTCCGGCTGCCGCCGAGCGTCGAGTCCGTTCTGGTCCGGGCGGTGACGAGCGGCGACGTCGGCTACCGACCGAGCGACGAGACCTCACCATTGCGCGCGAGCTGGTCGCGTCACCTGGCCACCGAGTGGGGCGTCGACGTCGACCCCGATTCGGTGTTCGGCGTCCCCGGCGTGGTCACCGGCCTCTACGCGTCGATCCGTGCGTTCACCAAACCGGGCGGCGAGGTCGTGGTGACCACACCGGTCTACGCACCGTTTCTCGACGCACCGGGCGAACTCGGCCGCCACCGCGTCGACGTCCCGCTCGTCGACGACGGCTCGCGCTGGCGTCTCGACCTCGACGGCATCGACCGCGCGTTCGCGGGCGGCGCTCGCCTGCTGCTCCTCTGTCATCCGCACAACCCGACCGGCACGGTGTTCGAGCGGAGCGAACTGGTCGAGCTCGCACGCATCGCCGCCCAGCGCGGTGCCGTGGTGGTCAGCGACGAGGTCCACGCACCGGTCACGTACGCCGGCACCGACTTCTGCTCGTACGCAGAGGTCGCCGGACCCGAGCACTGCGTGGTCCTCGTTTCGATGTCGAAAGCGATGAGCTTCGCGGGACTGCTGTGCGGTGCCGCGATCGTCGGCGCCGCATGGCGCGACGAATGGCTGGCGATTCCGCGACGCCTGCGCTCGGGCCCCTCACTCCTCGGCGTGCTCGCGACCGAGGCCGCGCTCGAACCGCCCGCCCAGGAGTGGCTGCGCCAGATGGTCACGCTCCTCGGCAGTCATCGCGACCGCCTCGCGGCGACGCTCGACGAAGCATTCCCCGGGGTCGTACATCGAGCCCCCGAGGCTGGCTACCTGTACTGGGCCGATTTCTCCGACACGTCGATCGCCGGTGACCCCGTGGCCGCGTTCGCCGACGTCGGGCTGCGCGTCGAGACCGGCAACTACTTCGTCGACAGCTCCAGCGACGACTACGCCGGCCACGTCCGCATCAACTTCGGCACCTCCGACGAGATCTTCACCGAGATGCTCGACCGCATCACCGCCGCCGGACACGCCCACGACGCCGCAACCCGCTCCTCCGCAATCCCTACTTCCGCAACCCCGACCTCCGCAACCCCCACCCCTCGAACCACCACCCCTCGAACCACCAAGGACACACAGTGA
- a CDS encoding methionine ABC transporter ATP-binding protein: MIELTGVSKEFGSGSDAVQAVQPLDLSIGEGEIAGIVGFSGAGKSTLLRLVNRLEEPTTGRVVVDGTDITKLSGRRLREARRRIGVIFQGFNLLSNRTALDNVGLALELDGCSRAERRKRSMVALERVGMAERAKAYPAQLSGGQKQRVAIARSLVTEPKVLLSDEATSALDPHTTLSILHFLRDLNADLGLTLVIVTHEINVVSYLCDTVSVMERGAIVEGIDLRDGPPEPSTPLGRFLFESATGWDEDTVRLAEQVAGATT, from the coding sequence ATGATCGAACTGACCGGGGTGTCCAAGGAGTTTGGCTCCGGGTCCGACGCCGTCCAAGCGGTGCAACCGCTCGACCTGTCGATCGGGGAGGGCGAGATCGCCGGCATCGTCGGATTCTCGGGCGCCGGAAAGTCGACCCTCCTCCGACTCGTCAACCGTCTGGAAGAACCGACCACCGGTCGCGTGGTCGTCGACGGCACCGACATCACCAAGCTCTCCGGACGTCGACTTCGTGAAGCCCGGCGCCGCATCGGCGTGATCTTCCAAGGGTTCAACCTGCTGTCGAATCGCACCGCGCTCGACAACGTCGGCCTGGCGCTCGAACTCGACGGCTGCAGCCGAGCCGAACGACGGAAACGCTCGATGGTGGCGCTCGAACGCGTCGGTATGGCCGAACGCGCCAAGGCGTACCCCGCTCAACTGAGCGGCGGGCAGAAGCAGCGCGTCGCCATCGCCCGGTCGCTCGTGACCGAACCGAAGGTGTTGCTCTCCGACGAGGCGACGAGTGCCCTCGACCCGCACACCACGCTGAGCATCCTGCACTTCCTCCGCGACCTCAACGCCGACCTCGGCCTGACCCTGGTGATCGTGACGCACGAGATCAACGTCGTCAGTTACCTCTGCGACACCGTCTCGGTGATGGAGCGAGGAGCGATCGTCGAAGGCATCGACCTCCGAGACGGCCCACCAGAACCGAGTACGCCACTCGGTCGGTTCCTGTTCGAGTCGGCCACCGGCTGGGACGAAGACACCGTCCGGTTGGCCGAGCAAGTCGCAGGAGCAACCACATGA
- a CDS encoding MetQ/NlpA family ABC transporter substrate-binding protein: protein MKFPAPTRGAIALFTAAAFALAACGSDDDAAETTDAPAAATDDTVAEAETIELDIGFIPGPYADMFKGGIAPILEAQGIEANIDEISDFTIPNQATVDGDLDMTIFQNDAFMDGYNAANGSDIVSILKIPSAPLGMYAGKGSATSPADIEDGATLALTSEASNLARSLNFLETLGLVEVGEVPEGEFATEKDLTSNPKNLKFELVDAPQVPRTLPDVDYGVALGNHIYAADGVTLGDAIALEDVPEASQITVTVLAENAESAGAQAVVAAFESDEFRAFVENDPNFASFVKPSWWK from the coding sequence ATGAAGTTCCCAGCACCGACCCGAGGCGCGATCGCCCTCTTCACCGCCGCAGCGTTCGCGCTCGCCGCCTGCGGAAGCGACGACGACGCCGCCGAGACCACCGACGCCCCGGCAGCAGCCACCGACGACACGGTGGCCGAAGCCGAGACGATCGAGCTCGACATCGGCTTCATCCCCGGCCCGTACGCCGACATGTTCAAGGGCGGAATCGCTCCGATTCTCGAAGCGCAGGGCATCGAGGCGAACATCGACGAGATCAGCGACTTCACGATCCCGAACCAGGCCACGGTCGACGGCGACCTCGACATGACGATCTTCCAGAACGACGCGTTCATGGACGGCTACAACGCGGCCAACGGCTCCGACATCGTGTCGATCCTCAAGATCCCGTCGGCGCCGCTCGGCATGTACGCCGGCAAGGGCAGCGCCACGTCGCCCGCCGACATCGAAGACGGCGCGACGCTCGCGCTCACGTCGGAGGCGAGCAACCTGGCCCGCAGCCTCAACTTCCTCGAGACCCTCGGTCTCGTCGAAGTCGGTGAGGTTCCCGAAGGCGAGTTCGCCACCGAGAAGGACCTCACGTCGAACCCGAAGAACCTGAAGTTCGAACTGGTCGACGCCCCGCAGGTGCCGCGCACCCTGCCCGACGTCGACTACGGCGTCGCACTCGGCAACCACATCTACGCAGCCGACGGCGTGACCCTCGGTGACGCGATCGCACTCGAAGACGTGCCAGAGGCCTCGCAGATCACGGTGACCGTGCTCGCCGAGAACGCTGAGAGCGCCGGAGCCCAAGCGGTCGTCGCCGCCTTCGAGTCCGACGAGTTCCGTGCCTTCGTCGAGAACGACCCGAACTTCGCCAGCTTCGTGAAGCCCAGCTGGTGGAAGTAA
- a CDS encoding CaiB/BaiF CoA transferase family protein: MNGPMSDIKVIELGQLLAGPYCGQLFADYGATVIKLEQPEVGDPLRKWGRERVDGETLWWPIAARNKRSVTCNLRDERGQDIVRRLVADADVLLENFRPGTMERWGLGWEELSAINPKLVMVRVSGFGQTGPYAKRPGYASIGEAMGGLRYVMGDPSSAPSRAGISIGDSLAAIYATLGAMAALHHVNITGRGQVVDASIYESVLAVMESLVPEYTVGGFTRERTGPMLPNVAPSNLYPTIDGEWVLIAANQDTLFRRLCNAMGKPEWITDDRFVDHLARGAHQAELDGLIAEWTATMTADEVLELMVEHEVAAGGVYRAPDMLADPHFQDRESIVEVDHPRLGTFAMQNVFPKFSETPAAVEWVGPELGEHNDEVLKGTLGFDDETLAQFRADGVI, encoded by the coding sequence ATGAACGGCCCAATGAGCGACATCAAGGTCATCGAGCTCGGACAACTCCTCGCCGGGCCGTACTGCGGCCAACTGTTCGCCGACTACGGCGCCACGGTCATCAAGCTCGAACAACCCGAGGTCGGCGACCCGCTGCGCAAGTGGGGTCGCGAGCGCGTCGACGGCGAGACCCTCTGGTGGCCCATCGCGGCACGCAACAAGCGGTCGGTCACGTGCAACCTGCGCGACGAGCGCGGGCAAGACATCGTCCGCCGCCTCGTCGCCGACGCCGACGTCCTCCTCGAGAACTTCCGCCCCGGAACCATGGAGCGGTGGGGTCTCGGCTGGGAAGAACTCTCGGCGATCAACCCGAAGCTCGTGATGGTGCGCGTGTCGGGCTTCGGCCAGACGGGTCCGTACGCGAAGCGACCCGGCTACGCCTCGATCGGCGAAGCGATGGGCGGCCTGCGCTACGTGATGGGCGACCCGTCGAGCGCGCCGAGCCGTGCCGGCATCTCGATCGGTGACTCACTCGCCGCGATCTACGCCACGCTCGGTGCGATGGCCGCCCTGCATCACGTCAACATCACCGGCCGCGGCCAGGTCGTCGATGCGTCGATCTACGAATCCGTGCTCGCCGTGATGGAATCGCTCGTGCCCGAGTACACCGTCGGCGGCTTCACGCGCGAGCGCACCGGACCGATGCTGCCCAACGTCGCACCGTCGAACCTCTACCCGACGATCGACGGCGAATGGGTGCTGATCGCCGCCAACCAAGACACGCTGTTCCGTCGCCTCTGCAACGCGATGGGCAAGCCCGAGTGGATCACCGACGACCGCTTCGTCGATCACCTCGCCCGCGGCGCCCACCAGGCCGAACTCGACGGTCTGATCGCCGAATGGACCGCGACCATGACCGCCGACGAAGTGCTCGAACTCATGGTCGAACACGAGGTGGCGGCGGGTGGCGTGTACCGCGCCCCCGACATGCTCGCCGACCCGCACTTCCAAGACCGTGAATCGATCGTCGAGGTCGACCACCCGCGGCTCGGCACGTTCGCCATGCAGAACGTGTTCCCGAAGTTCTCCGAGACGCCCGCCGCCGTCGAGTGGGTCGGCCCCGAGCTCGGCGAGCACAACGACGAAGTGCTCAAGGGAACACTCGGCTTCGACGACGAGACGCTCGCCCAGTTCCGCGCCGACGGCGTCATCTGA
- a CDS encoding polysaccharide deacetylase family protein, protein MPAERRPGYDHEWFDYSALADRRRPGSGVAVVPIILLELYEDPLPEGWPQPSSTAGGLDRAFPNISRVSMREYGHRVGIFRLLDALERHGVRPTIAIDAMTAEGYPWLVQRLVDAGADWIAHGISVTRPIGSHLTAEEERAYVTETIERLAACGIETNGWLGPEYGESERTPGVLAAAGMEYVFDWTGDEQFVDFHVDTGRLTGFPLSADLDDQTTLANRMAEPAAYGQHLVDAATELAIDDGRGARVLSFCVRPWLTGQPFRVGVFDHFVDAVVDIDGATLTHWTDAAASLQTEPLQKATTR, encoded by the coding sequence ATGCCCGCTGAGCGGCGTCCCGGTTACGACCACGAATGGTTCGACTACAGCGCCTTGGCCGACCGCCGGCGCCCGGGCAGCGGGGTGGCGGTCGTGCCGATCATCCTGCTCGAACTGTACGAAGATCCGCTTCCCGAAGGTTGGCCGCAACCGTCCTCGACGGCCGGTGGCCTCGACCGCGCGTTCCCCAACATCTCGCGGGTGTCGATGCGCGAGTACGGCCATCGCGTCGGGATCTTCCGACTGCTCGACGCGCTCGAGCGACACGGCGTGCGACCGACCATCGCGATCGACGCGATGACGGCCGAGGGCTACCCGTGGCTGGTGCAGCGCCTCGTCGACGCCGGTGCCGACTGGATCGCGCACGGCATCTCGGTGACGCGGCCCATCGGTTCGCACCTCACCGCGGAGGAAGAACGCGCCTACGTCACCGAGACGATCGAACGGCTCGCCGCATGTGGCATCGAGACCAACGGTTGGCTTGGGCCCGAGTACGGCGAGTCCGAACGGACTCCGGGCGTGCTGGCCGCGGCCGGGATGGAGTACGTCTTCGACTGGACGGGCGACGAGCAGTTCGTCGACTTCCACGTCGACACCGGACGGCTCACCGGCTTCCCGCTGTCGGCCGACCTCGACGACCAGACGACGCTCGCCAACCGGATGGCCGAACCCGCCGCCTACGGGCAGCACCTCGTCGACGCGGCCACCGAGTTGGCGATCGACGACGGTCGCGGCGCCCGCGTGCTGTCGTTCTGCGTTCGCCCGTGGCTGACCGGTCAGCCCTTCCGAGTCGGCGTGTTCGACCACTTCGTCGACGCCGTCGTCGACATCGACGGCGCGACCCTCACCCACTGGACGGATGCGGCCGCATCGCTTCAGACCGAACCTCTCCAGAAAGCAACGACTCGATGA
- a CDS encoding VOC family protein — MEVSLDHIGHLVDSLDDVAAQLVAAGFQLTPPVQLARGGGEPTGGVQQTFVTASGYVEVQELAELGLDHPLEHLWEFRPVTAVVAWSTDDVSAAVDAARRAGHQTTDPVTWARDTPDGEARFSFASLVPSPASGARPGPLHVIVQHHDKDRVTASSEQPNSMSAIIGYRTASRLVTALDLSVAPADLAEVTAPVDTVIVRADDTDRLLGSMSSIGIEPTDPSGPQLAEAVATLDARALLGVFIEVCT; from the coding sequence GTGGAAGTAAGCCTCGACCACATCGGTCACCTCGTCGACTCGCTCGACGACGTCGCGGCGCAGCTCGTCGCCGCCGGTTTCCAGCTCACGCCCCCCGTGCAACTCGCACGGGGCGGCGGTGAGCCGACCGGCGGCGTGCAGCAGACGTTCGTGACGGCGTCGGGCTACGTCGAGGTCCAAGAACTCGCCGAGCTCGGACTTGATCATCCGCTCGAACACCTCTGGGAGTTCCGACCGGTGACCGCCGTCGTCGCCTGGTCGACCGACGACGTCAGCGCCGCGGTCGACGCAGCGCGCCGAGCCGGACACCAGACCACCGATCCCGTCACGTGGGCACGCGACACGCCCGACGGCGAAGCTCGGTTCTCGTTCGCGTCGCTCGTGCCGTCGCCGGCGTCGGGCGCACGACCCGGCCCGTTGCACGTGATCGTGCAGCACCACGACAAAGACCGCGTCACCGCGTCGTCCGAGCAACCGAATTCGATGTCGGCCATCATCGGCTACCGCACCGCGTCACGGCTCGTCACCGCGCTCGACCTGTCGGTCGCCCCCGCCGACCTCGCCGAGGTCACCGCTCCGGTCGACACCGTGATCGTCCGCGCCGACGACACCGACCGTCTCCTCGGCTCGATGTCGTCGATCGGCATCGAACCGACCGACCCATCGGGTCCCCAACTTGCCGAGGCCGTCGCCACGCTCGACGCGCGTGCGCTCCTCGGCGTCTTCATCGAGGTGTGTACATGA
- a CDS encoding alpha/beta fold hydrolase, with translation MTILDIDGHQLWYERHGEGAPALAMGGWGTFCHGGLGAVPRAVRSSREVIVFDYPGVGQSSDGADRDSTTLQLAHDAIALLDHLGLTNIDIVGLVGLGACVGQQIAIHRPDLVRSLVMTGTWAQPDPTFNDQIDGLRRAHLEAGFETFQLLVASFSFTSEFYNENRDRLLGPTGAWGDLDGRAAAHSRLVDACLSHDVLDQLPSVTCPTFIVHAGRDMITRPDMTQIIENAMPNARGVLWPEIAHVIAGKDQKIQFDAMLNEFYDAVANGTHTPTTTPLNTKDAS, from the coding sequence GTGACGATTCTCGACATCGACGGCCACCAACTCTGGTACGAACGACACGGCGAGGGCGCACCCGCGCTGGCGATGGGCGGTTGGGGCACGTTCTGCCACGGTGGCCTCGGCGCCGTGCCGCGTGCAGTCCGATCGAGCCGCGAAGTGATCGTGTTCGACTACCCCGGTGTCGGCCAGTCGAGCGACGGCGCCGACCGCGACTCCACCACCCTGCAACTCGCCCACGACGCCATCGCGCTGCTCGACCACCTCGGCCTGACCAACATCGACATCGTCGGGCTCGTCGGGCTCGGGGCCTGCGTCGGTCAGCAGATCGCCATCCACCGACCCGACCTCGTGCGGTCGCTCGTGATGACCGGAACGTGGGCGCAGCCCGACCCGACCTTCAACGATCAGATCGACGGCTTGCGTCGAGCACACCTCGAAGCCGGCTTCGAGACCTTCCAACTGCTCGTCGCCTCCTTCTCGTTCACGTCGGAGTTCTACAACGAGAACCGCGACCGGCTGCTCGGTCCGACCGGCGCGTGGGGCGACCTCGACGGCCGCGCCGCCGCGCACTCGCGCCTGGTCGATGCCTGCCTGTCACACGACGTCCTCGACCAGTTGCCGTCGGTGACGTGTCCGACCTTCATCGTCCACGCCGGACGCGACATGATCACTCGACCCGACATGACCCAGATCATCGAGAACGCCATGCCCAACGCCCGCGGCGTGCTGTGGCCCGAGATCGCCCACGTGATCGCCGGCAAAGACCAGAAGATCCAGTTCGACGCCATGCTGAACGAGTTCTACGACGCCGTGGCCAACGGCACCCACACCCCGACCACCACCCCCCTGAACACGAAGGACGCATCATGA
- a CDS encoding polysaccharide deacetylase family protein, translating to MQSLRDVTPYSPIVDRPKLEWPGGKRLAVWTALNVEHYEMMTPPAVGRVTWDRVTHEPDVREYSLRDHGNRVGLWRTLEAYDAVGIAPTLSLNLAVLDMFPRIRDEIIERDLCVMSHGIFNTRFLFGMEPEEERAFYTDNIESLQRHTGHRLRGMLTPAVSNTPNTPTLMAEMGFTYHADWVHDDQPVPLDVGVGRMISMPYSYDLNDAPLWDGRPYSGDYLVDSCIAQFDRLLADAERWDTGLTMCIALHPYQIGQPQHIGRLRRILDHIVGDDRVWHATADEIADHYLEHAYDEQLAYARDLAAVGAARSSDAR from the coding sequence ATGCAGTCGCTCCGTGATGTGACCCCGTACTCGCCGATCGTCGATCGCCCGAAGCTCGAATGGCCCGGCGGCAAGCGCCTCGCGGTGTGGACGGCCCTCAACGTCGAACACTACGAGATGATGACGCCGCCCGCCGTCGGCCGCGTCACCTGGGATCGAGTGACCCACGAGCCCGACGTCCGCGAGTACTCGCTGCGCGACCACGGCAACCGGGTCGGCCTCTGGCGGACGCTCGAGGCGTACGACGCCGTCGGCATCGCGCCCACGCTCTCGCTCAACCTCGCCGTCCTCGACATGTTCCCGCGCATCCGCGACGAGATCATCGAGCGCGACCTCTGCGTCATGTCGCACGGCATCTTCAACACGCGCTTCCTGTTCGGGATGGAACCCGAGGAGGAGCGGGCGTTCTACACCGACAACATCGAGTCGCTCCAGCGACACACCGGTCACCGACTGCGCGGCATGCTCACCCCGGCGGTGAGCAACACCCCGAACACGCCGACGCTCATGGCCGAGATGGGGTTCACGTATCACGCCGACTGGGTCCACGACGACCAACCGGTCCCGCTCGACGTCGGGGTCGGCCGCATGATCTCGATGCCGTACTCGTACGACCTCAACGACGCCCCGCTCTGGGACGGACGCCCGTACTCGGGGGACTACCTCGTCGATTCGTGCATCGCGCAGTTCGACCGACTGCTCGCCGATGCCGAGCGATGGGACACCGGCCTCACGATGTGCATCGCGCTGCACCCGTATCAGATCGGTCAGCCGCAACACATCGGGCGTCTGCGCCGCATCCTCGACCACATCGTCGGCGACGACCGCGTGTGGCACGCCACCGCCGACGAGATCGCCGACCACTACCTCGAACACGCCTACGACGAACAGTTGGCCTACGCCCGCGATCTCGCCGCGGTCGGCGCAGCAAGGAGTTCCGATGCCCGCTGA
- a CDS encoding methionine ABC transporter permease: MMFAATIAGIIPDEVIDVMPEFREAIGETALMVSISVTAALVFGTPVGILLHLARRGGLINKPWLAETLGWIVNVIRSFPFVVLVIAIIPLTRQIAGTGIGPKAAAVPLSIAAIPFYARLVEQSIRDVPRGLAEAAIAAGASTSQVVRKVLIPEAMPSLIASFTTTVISFIAFSATAGLVGGGGLGDLAIRYGYNRFIEPVMYAAVIVLIVAVQIVQLAGTIAVKVVDKR; this comes from the coding sequence ATGATGTTCGCCGCAACCATCGCCGGGATCATCCCCGACGAAGTCATCGACGTGATGCCCGAGTTCCGCGAGGCGATCGGCGAGACGGCACTGATGGTGTCGATCTCGGTGACCGCCGCCCTCGTGTTCGGCACGCCGGTCGGCATCCTCCTGCACCTCGCACGCCGGGGTGGACTGATCAACAAGCCATGGCTCGCCGAGACGCTCGGCTGGATCGTGAACGTGATCCGTTCGTTCCCGTTCGTCGTGCTGGTCATCGCGATCATCCCGCTCACCCGGCAGATCGCGGGGACGGGCATCGGCCCGAAGGCGGCGGCGGTTCCGCTGTCGATCGCGGCGATTCCGTTCTACGCCCGGCTCGTCGAACAGAGCATCCGCGACGTGCCTCGCGGCCTCGCCGAGGCGGCGATCGCAGCCGGAGCGAGCACCTCGCAGGTCGTCCGCAAGGTGCTCATCCCCGAAGCGATGCCGAGCCTGATCGCCAGCTTCACCACCACGGTGATCAGCTTCATCGCCTTCAGTGCGACGGCCGGTCTCGTCGGCGGCGGCGGGCTCGGCGACCTCGCCATCCGCTACGGCTACAACCGCTTCATCGAGCCGGTCATGTACGCCGCCGTGATCGTGTTGATCGTGGCGGTGCAGATCGTCCAACTCGCCGGAACCATCGCAGTCAAGGTCGTCGACAAACGCTGA
- a CDS encoding GntR family transcriptional regulator yields the protein MTAKPTESHDHVAVAMASLRSAIANGKYPPGRRLKEVEIAESLDMSRTPVREAIRRLVGEGLLELTPNRGAAVPQWSDRDLDEMFEVRAQLEGFAARLAAARATPEEVTSLRELCDRMERFGGHDLRAEDWNEYAVINNQFHRDLLRGSDNRRLETAALGLMAPSLLHNQIARQSTALLDRSNQHHAEIVDAIAAGDESWAEAITRTHVVATRNKFIAARGDDAVAP from the coding sequence ATGACCGCCAAACCCACCGAATCGCACGACCACGTCGCCGTGGCGATGGCATCGCTCCGCTCGGCGATCGCCAACGGCAAGTATCCGCCGGGTCGTCGGCTCAAAGAAGTCGAGATCGCCGAGTCGCTCGACATGTCGCGCACCCCGGTGCGCGAAGCCATTCGCCGCCTCGTCGGCGAGGGGCTGCTCGAACTCACGCCCAACCGCGGCGCCGCGGTGCCGCAGTGGTCGGACCGCGATCTCGACGAGATGTTCGAAGTGCGCGCCCAACTCGAAGGATTCGCAGCCCGCCTCGCCGCGGCCCGAGCCACGCCGGAGGAAGTGACGTCGCTGCGCGAGCTGTGCGATCGGATGGAACGCTTCGGCGGACACGATCTGCGCGCCGAGGACTGGAACGAGTACGCCGTCATCAACAACCAGTTCCACCGCGACCTCCTCCGCGGCTCCGACAACCGACGCCTCGAAACAGCGGCGCTCGGTCTGATGGCACCCTCGCTCCTGCACAACCAGATCGCTCGACAGAGCACCGCGCTGCTCGATCGGTCGAACCAGCACCACGCCGAGATCGTCGACGCCATCGCGGCCGGCGACGAGTCGTGGGCCGAGGCGATCACCCGCACACACGTCGTGGCGACGCGCAACAAGTTCATCGCGGCGAGGGGTGACGATGCAGTCGCTCCGTGA
- a CDS encoding isochorismatase family protein translates to MTSTQGLSLQSDDQYTEVGELYREQRIGGGSVGWGAKAALLIVDFQHLYTRGRASTGLEAVENTVPLLAAARANGVPVAFAVVGYEAEAVPDDHAWTMKCPGLLEARRGSEASSVDPLIAPIDCEIVHVKTVPSALFDPTVRDAFRSAGVDTIVVAGTSTSGCVRSTVVDGVSHGFRMIVAVDCVADRSKPSSDAALFDIDTKYGDLTTSAEVCAKFTQIGADA, encoded by the coding sequence ATGACCTCGACGCAAGGGCTTTCGCTCCAGAGTGACGATCAGTACACCGAAGTCGGCGAGCTCTACCGTGAGCAGCGGATCGGCGGCGGTTCGGTGGGGTGGGGTGCGAAGGCAGCACTGCTCATCGTCGACTTCCAGCACCTCTACACCCGAGGTCGTGCATCGACCGGCCTCGAGGCGGTCGAGAACACCGTGCCCCTGCTGGCTGCAGCTCGAGCCAACGGCGTCCCCGTCGCATTCGCCGTCGTCGGCTACGAGGCCGAGGCCGTCCCCGACGATCACGCCTGGACGATGAAGTGCCCCGGGCTCCTCGAAGCCCGACGCGGTTCGGAAGCATCGTCGGTCGACCCGCTCATCGCGCCGATCGACTGCGAGATCGTCCACGTGAAGACGGTGCCCTCGGCGCTCTTCGACCCGACCGTGCGCGACGCGTTCCGATCCGCCGGCGTCGACACGATCGTCGTCGCCGGCACCTCCACGAGTGGCTGCGTCCGCTCGACCGTCGTCGATGGGGTGTCGCACGGCTTCCGCATGATCGTTGCGGTCGACTGTGTGGCCGACCGATCGAAACCGTCGTCCGATGCGGCGCTGTTCGACATCGACACCAAGTACGGCGACCTCACCACCTCCGCCGAGGTGTGCGCCAAGTTCACACAGATCGGAGCCGACGCATGA